One window from the genome of Spirochaetota bacterium encodes:
- the grpE gene encoding nucleotide exchange factor GrpE: MQERERFEEHHNTEDARPEKYVEHDINKETTEMSLEQQDQSAISDESQGMSSSGAAGKDSARPEVSEKVKKIKDFIISLKREIDEKDKKIKEYEELIKRIAADFDNYKKKVNKEKVEYVRFATKDLVLDLLPVIDNFDRAVEMINSANIDGTAKDLFVGIQLIHKELLNVLMKYGVVKVDVEGKILDPNISEVIEVEEVEVQNEEDKDIVLKEYQKAYKMYDQVIRSAKVKVQKRRKKLENKSQDEKETGSGGVSSSS, encoded by the coding sequence ATGCAAGAGAGGGAAAGGTTTGAGGAACATCATAATACTGAGGATGCTAGACCTGAAAAATATGTTGAACACGATATAAACAAGGAAACTACAGAGATGAGTTTAGAACAACAGGACCAAAGCGCTATCTCTGATGAGAGTCAAGGAATGTCTTCTTCTGGTGCTGCTGGGAAAGACAGTGCTAGACCGGAAGTTTCTGAGAAGGTTAAGAAAATAAAAGATTTCATAATCTCTCTTAAGAGGGAGATTGATGAGAAGGATAAGAAGATAAAGGAGTATGAAGAACTGATAAAGAGGATTGCTGCAGATTTTGATAACTACAAGAAGAAGGTAAATAAGGAAAAGGTGGAGTATGTGAGATTTGCTACTAAAGATTTGGTTCTTGATTTACTGCCAGTTATTGACAACTTTGATAGAGCTGTTGAGATGATAAACAGTGCGAATATTGATGGAACTGCTAAGGATCTGTTTGTAGGAATACAGCTTATTCACAAGGAACTTTTGAATGTTTTAATGAAATATGGTGTTGTGAAGGTTGATGTTGAAGGAAAGATCCTTGATCCAAACATAAGTGAGGTTATAGAGGTTGAAGAAGTTGAAGTTCAGAATGAGGAGGATAAGGATATTGTTTTGAAGGAGTATCAGAAGGCTTATAAGATGTATGATCAGGTGATAAGGTCTGCTAAGGTTAAGGTTCAGAAGAGAAGGAAAAAGTTAGAAAATAAGTCTCAAGATGAAAAGGAGACTGGGAGTGGGGGTGTATCTTCCTCCTCGTAG
- a CDS encoding dihydroorotase, which translates to MGDILIKGGKVFCYKNGIDGEELDIFISDGKVVEVGRNLKCKYEIDARGMYVFPGFIDLHVHLREPGGENKETIDTGTRAAAKGGITTVVAMANTTPRIDSPEVYFDVISRISRKAVVNVIQSGNATKGMEGREITEMGLMKNLGCYIFTDDGKPISDAKVMHRVLTYAKNFDVLVFEHPEEVSLSENGVINQGRKSLELGLQGIPNCSESIAVARNILLVQETNSYIHLQHISTKESVELIRWAKKEGINITSEATPHHLILTDDSITSHLDTNKKMNPPLRSEEDRRALVEALKDGTIDVIATDHAPHTKFEKSLTIQEAPFGTIGLETALPVLYTYLVKTNEISLLQLVKLFSYNPSRILRLKDKGHLSVGSDADITIFDPNSESIIAEDFFVSKSKNSCFIGLRVEGKVRYTICSGKLVWSDI; encoded by the coding sequence ATGGGCGATATTCTGATAAAGGGTGGGAAGGTTTTTTGTTATAAAAATGGTATTGATGGTGAGGAGTTGGATATTTTTATTTCAGACGGTAAGGTTGTTGAGGTGGGTAGAAACCTGAAATGTAAGTATGAGATAGATGCGAGAGGTATGTATGTATTTCCGGGTTTCATTGACTTACATGTTCACTTGAGAGAGCCGGGTGGTGAGAACAAGGAGACGATAGATACTGGCACGAGGGCTGCAGCGAAAGGTGGTATAACGACAGTTGTCGCTATGGCTAACACTACACCTAGAATAGATAGTCCAGAGGTTTATTTTGATGTCATAAGTAGAATATCAAGGAAGGCTGTTGTGAATGTTATACAGTCAGGTAATGCTACTAAGGGTATGGAAGGAAGAGAAATAACAGAGATGGGATTAATGAAAAATTTAGGATGCTATATATTCACTGATGATGGAAAGCCAATATCTGATGCGAAGGTTATGCACAGGGTTCTTACATACGCAAAAAACTTTGACGTTTTGGTCTTTGAACATCCGGAGGAGGTATCTTTATCTGAAAACGGAGTTATAAATCAAGGCAGAAAGTCTCTAGAACTCGGGCTACAAGGAATACCAAATTGTAGTGAGAGTATAGCAGTCGCAAGAAATATACTACTTGTTCAAGAAACAAATTCTTATATTCATCTTCAACACATATCAACGAAGGAATCTGTTGAACTAATTAGATGGGCTAAGAAGGAAGGAATAAATATAACATCAGAGGCTACTCCACATCATCTTATACTTACGGATGATAGTATAACATCACATCTTGACACTAACAAGAAGATGAATCCCCCGCTTAGAAGTGAGGAAGATAGAAGAGCGTTGGTAGAGGCTTTGAAAGATGGAACTATAGATGTTATAGCAACGGATCACGCACCACACACGAAGTTTGAAAAATCTTTAACTATACAGGAAGCACCATTTGGAACGATAGGTCTTGAGACAGCGCTACCTGTGTTATATACCTACCTTGTGAAAACCAATGAGATTAGCTTGCTTCAGCTTGTAAAGTTGTTTTCTTACAATCCTTCAAGAATTCTAAGACTTAAAGATAAAGGACATCTTTCGGTAGGTAGTGATGCGGATATTACTATATTTGACCCAAACAGTGAGAGTATTATAGCAGAAGATTTTTTTGTGTCAAAGAGTAAAAACTCCTGTTTCATAGGTTTGAGAGTGGAGGGTAAAGTAAGATACACAATCTGTTCTGGTAAGTTAGTTTGGAGTGATATTTGA
- the mnmA gene encoding tRNA 2-thiouridine(34) synthase MnmA, producing MSIVYVGMSGGVDSSVSAFLLKEWGYDVRGITLVLSGVEGERKCCSIDEVKYAEYVCRYLGIPHEVISVKELFKTKIINPFIREYSLGRTPNACVNCNLYFKFGYILEYALSKGADFIATGHYAKVESIDGQYVLKEARDKIKDQSYFLARLTKFQLSKVIFPLSDLTKEEVKLIAKEAGLPLKPHQRESQDLCFVPGDDINRFLLDQGIVKNQGLILDDTGNIVGSHEGIQFYTIGQRRGLRVRVGKKVYVKYKYLDSNTLVVSENADFTGLIGSKLNWIWNKPVQGGLFSVKIRYRSSGELANVEILDGERIKVTFREKQFGVTPGQLAVLYSGDTVVGSAFIDESID from the coding sequence ATGTCTATTGTTTATGTAGGAATGAGTGGTGGGGTTGATAGTAGTGTTTCAGCGTTTCTTCTCAAGGAGTGGGGATATGATGTGAGAGGTATAACACTAGTCCTGTCAGGAGTTGAAGGGGAAAGAAAGTGCTGTTCAATTGACGAGGTTAAATACGCCGAGTATGTGTGTAGATATCTAGGGATACCGCACGAAGTCATAAGTGTGAAAGAATTATTCAAGACAAAGATAATAAATCCTTTCATCAGAGAGTACAGTTTAGGTAGGACACCTAATGCTTGTGTAAATTGTAATTTATACTTCAAATTTGGATACATTCTTGAGTATGCATTATCAAAAGGAGCAGATTTCATTGCTACCGGTCATTACGCGAAGGTTGAGAGTATTGATGGTCAGTATGTTCTAAAAGAGGCGAGGGATAAAATCAAGGACCAGTCATACTTTCTAGCAAGGCTTACAAAGTTCCAGCTCTCTAAGGTAATCTTTCCTCTTTCTGACTTAACAAAGGAAGAGGTAAAACTTATAGCAAAAGAGGCCGGATTACCTCTTAAGCCTCACCAAAGGGAAAGTCAAGACTTGTGTTTTGTTCCTGGTGATGATATAAATAGATTTCTGCTAGATCAGGGAATAGTTAAAAATCAAGGTTTGATCCTTGATGATACTGGTAATATTGTTGGTAGTCATGAAGGGATACAATTTTACACGATAGGACAGAGAAGGGGATTAAGGGTTCGTGTTGGTAAAAAAGTTTATGTAAAATACAAGTATCTTGATAGTAATACTTTGGTTGTTTCCGAAAATGCGGATTTTACAGGTCTTATTGGTTCTAAGTTGAATTGGATATGGAATAAACCTGTTCAAGGTGGTTTGTTTAGTGTTAAGATTAGATACAGGAGTAGTGGTGAGTTAGCGAATGTTGAAATACTAGATGGAGAAAGAATTAAAGTTACGTTCAGGGAGAAGCAATTCGGTGTCACACCAGGACAACTTGCCGTTCTTTACTCTGGTGATACCGTTGTTGGAAGTGCTTTTATAGATGAATCTATAGACTAA
- a CDS encoding hemerythrin family protein, producing MEKLSLTPDLIVGVELIDDQHRELIDRINKFIDAISVSDSNVLASELENIFDFMLDYAQSHFSDEENLMDQHKCPILDIQKMQHQFFVMEARKLKFDLKTKGLTSELIQKSQKILVEWIKSHISGMDKKIKDCVHKSNS from the coding sequence ATGGAAAAGTTATCTCTTACACCTGATCTAATTGTTGGAGTTGAGCTAATAGATGATCAGCATAGAGAACTTATTGATAGGATAAATAAATTTATTGACGCTATATCGGTTTCTGATAGCAATGTTTTAGCCTCTGAACTTGAGAATATTTTTGATTTTATGTTGGATTATGCTCAATCTCACTTTTCAGATGAAGAGAATCTAATGGATCAGCACAAATGTCCGATCCTAGATATTCAAAAAATGCAACATCAATTTTTCGTTATGGAAGCCAGAAAACTTAAGTTTGACCTAAAAACAAAAGGTTTGACCAGTGAGCTAATTCAAAAATCTCAAAAGATTCTCGTTGAATGGATAAAATCCCATATATCTGGTATGGATAAAAAGATAAAAGATTGTGTTCATAAATCCAACTCTTGA
- the rnc gene encoding ribonuclease III, whose amino-acid sequence MIFEMHHNNISKERLEKLKELEEKLGVKFRDVKLLNKSLTHSSFTRNNSMSIEHSNERLEFIGDAVISLIISEYLYRNYPNLDEGGLSMIRADVVSRKSMYGIGIDLGLDKVILTYPPVNEFDERGLRTIISNSLEAVIGAIFISSGLEVTRQVVLRLFKDIIESRIKDGTKDYKSLLQTYSVSNLSTYPVYTVVEETGPEHRKEFVVRVFINNTLLAEGKGSSKKEAEQNAARNALEKIKKEENI is encoded by the coding sequence ATGATTTTTGAAATGCATCACAACAACATTTCAAAAGAAAGGCTTGAGAAGCTGAAGGAACTTGAAGAAAAACTAGGTGTGAAGTTTAGAGATGTAAAACTACTAAATAAAAGTTTGACTCATTCTTCATTTACTAGAAATAACTCAATGTCCATAGAACACTCAAACGAGAGACTCGAATTTATTGGAGATGCAGTAATATCACTAATTATAAGCGAATACTTATACAGAAATTATCCTAATCTTGACGAAGGTGGTCTCTCAATGATAAGAGCTGATGTTGTCAGTAGAAAGTCTATGTATGGAATTGGAATTGACCTTGGTCTAGATAAGGTTATTCTGACCTATCCTCCTGTGAATGAGTTTGATGAAAGAGGTTTAAGAACTATTATCTCTAACTCACTTGAAGCGGTTATAGGAGCGATATTCATATCCAGCGGACTAGAAGTAACAAGACAAGTTGTGCTAAGATTATTTAAGGACATAATTGAGTCAAGAATTAAGGATGGCACTAAAGACTACAAAAGTCTTCTCCAGACATACTCGGTATCCAACCTATCTACCTACCCAGTATATACCGTTGTTGAAGAGACAGGACCAGAACACAGGAAAGAATTTGTTGTTAGAGTCTTCATAAATAACACCTTACTTGCGGAAGGGAAAGGTTCTTCAAAGAAAGAAGCAGAACAAAACGCAGCACGAAATGCTCTGGAAAAGATCAAAAAGGAAGAAAATATCTAA
- a CDS encoding radical SAM protein — protein MGFVPSYLNLSKSEIGERIDELFEFLNTCRVCPRNCGVDRVGGKKGFCKVGYYPMVSSYSPHFGEEDVLVGVRGSGTIFFTGCNIACVYCQNYQISQLMRGVEVDFETLANMMIKLQELGCHNINFVTPTHQVPQIVRAVGIAIEKGLRVPLVYNSSGYDSVEVLKLLEGIFDIYMPDLKYSNNNFAVKYSYASNYFEVAKSVVKEMHRQVGDLIVENGIAVRGLIIRHLVLPEGIAGSYEILRFIAEEVSLNTFINIMDQYRPLFKAYKYEELKRRIYLDEFYDVLNVAREMGFKRIYF, from the coding sequence ATGGGGTTTGTTCCTTCTTATCTAAACTTGAGTAAGTCCGAGATAGGAGAAAGGATAGATGAGTTATTTGAGTTTTTAAATACTTGTAGAGTTTGTCCTAGAAATTGTGGTGTTGATAGGGTTGGTGGTAAGAAGGGTTTTTGTAAAGTGGGTTATTATCCTATGGTCTCATCTTATTCGCCTCATTTTGGTGAGGAAGATGTGCTCGTTGGAGTAAGAGGGTCTGGGACTATATTCTTTACGGGTTGCAATATAGCATGTGTGTATTGCCAAAATTACCAGATATCTCAACTTATGAGGGGTGTGGAGGTAGATTTTGAAACTCTCGCAAATATGATGATTAAACTGCAAGAATTAGGTTGTCATAACATAAATTTTGTCACTCCTACGCATCAAGTTCCTCAAATAGTTAGGGCAGTTGGTATAGCGATTGAGAAGGGTTTGAGAGTTCCTCTGGTTTATAACTCAAGTGGATACGATTCTGTTGAGGTTTTAAAACTCTTGGAAGGTATATTTGACATCTACATGCCAGATCTGAAATATTCCAACAATAACTTTGCTGTTAAATACTCGTATGCTTCTAACTACTTTGAGGTTGCTAAGTCTGTTGTAAAAGAGATGCACAGACAAGTTGGAGACTTAATAGTAGAAAATGGTATTGCTGTTAGAGGATTGATTATCAGACATTTAGTGTTACCTGAAGGGATAGCAGGTTCTTATGAAATTTTGAGGTTTATTGCTGAGGAAGTATCTTTGAATACTTTCATAAATATAATGGATCAGTATAGACCTCTTTTTAAAGCATACAAGTATGAGGAGTTGAAAAGAAGAATATATCTGGATGAATTCTACGATGTTTTAAATGTGGCTAGGGAGATGGGATTTAAGAGGATATATTTTTAG
- the dnaK gene encoding molecular chaperone DnaK yields MAQKIIGIDLGTTNSVVAVMEGGKPVVIQNQEGSRTTPSIVGFTQKNEVLVGAPAKNQMIVNPENTIYSIKRFMGRRFEETEEERRRVPYKVVPHGDSVRVRTIAGDFSPEEISARILMKLKSAAEDYLGEKVERAVITVPAYFNDAQRQATKNAGIIAGLKVERILNEPTAAALAYGLDKEVSKRGKEMKIAVYDLGGGTFDISILEIGEGVFEVRSTNGDTHLGGDDFDRRIMDWLIDEFRKETGVDLSQDRIALQRIKEAAEKAKIELSSKMETEINLPFIAVVNGAPKNLIKTLTRAKFEALIRDLAERTLKPCEDALRDAGLSVNDIDEVILVGGSTRVPLIQSLVKDFFKKDPNKSVNPDEVVAVGAAIQAGILQGEVKDILLLDVTPLSLGVETLGGVMTVIIPRNTTIPVRKSQVFTTAEDNQTAVTIHVLQGERPLASQNRSLGRFELYGIPPAPRGIPQIEVTFDIDANGILTVYAKDLGTGKEQSIRITNSTNLTEEEIKRMVDEAQKHAEEDRKRKELIELRNQADGIAYSSEKLLKEQGDKMSQQDRLDLERAISKLRESMNSDDANTIKRAMEEVTNVTYRISQELYRHAGPTSSGGSSSYTSSSTGSSQQNDEKVVDTDYKVVDEEKK; encoded by the coding sequence ATGGCTCAAAAGATTATAGGTATTGACCTTGGAACAACAAACTCTGTTGTTGCGGTGATGGAAGGTGGAAAACCTGTTGTTATACAGAATCAAGAAGGTAGCAGGACTACTCCTTCTATTGTTGGATTTACTCAAAAGAATGAGGTTCTGGTTGGTGCTCCTGCCAAAAATCAGATGATAGTGAATCCTGAGAATACTATCTATTCAATAAAGAGGTTTATGGGTAGAAGATTTGAGGAGACTGAGGAGGAGAGGAGAAGAGTTCCTTACAAAGTTGTTCCGCATGGTGATAGTGTTAGAGTTAGAACTATCGCAGGTGATTTCTCCCCTGAGGAAATATCTGCTAGGATACTGATGAAACTCAAGTCTGCTGCAGAGGATTATCTAGGTGAAAAAGTAGAAAGAGCAGTTATAACCGTTCCTGCATACTTCAACGATGCTCAAAGACAGGCTACCAAAAACGCAGGTATAATAGCGGGTCTCAAAGTTGAAAGGATACTTAATGAGCCTACTGCAGCGGCACTGGCCTACGGTCTTGACAAGGAAGTTTCTAAACGAGGAAAGGAGATGAAGATAGCAGTCTATGATCTAGGTGGAGGAACTTTTGATATATCTATACTTGAGATAGGAGAAGGAGTATTTGAGGTGAGATCAACTAATGGAGATACACATCTAGGTGGAGACGATTTTGACAGAAGAATAATGGATTGGTTGATTGATGAGTTTAGAAAAGAGACAGGTGTTGATTTATCTCAGGATAGAATAGCACTTCAAAGAATAAAGGAAGCAGCAGAAAAAGCAAAGATAGAACTCTCATCAAAGATGGAGACGGAGATTAACCTTCCTTTCATAGCGGTTGTAAATGGTGCTCCGAAAAACTTGATTAAAACACTGACTAGGGCTAAATTTGAGGCTTTGATAAGGGATCTTGCAGAGAGGACACTAAAACCTTGTGAGGATGCGTTGAGAGATGCTGGTCTTTCTGTGAATGATATTGATGAAGTTATATTAGTTGGTGGTTCAACGAGAGTTCCACTTATACAGAGTCTTGTAAAGGACTTTTTCAAGAAGGATCCTAACAAGTCAGTTAATCCCGATGAGGTTGTCGCCGTTGGAGCTGCGATACAAGCAGGAATACTACAGGGTGAGGTCAAGGACATTCTATTACTAGATGTTACACCTTTGTCTCTAGGTGTTGAGACACTTGGTGGGGTTATGACAGTTATCATACCAAGGAATACTACCATACCAGTGAGAAAATCTCAAGTATTCACGACTGCGGAGGACAATCAAACCGCAGTTACAATCCATGTGCTACAGGGTGAGAGACCACTTGCATCGCAGAACAGGAGTCTAGGTAGGTTTGAACTCTATGGTATTCCACCTGCACCAAGAGGTATTCCACAGATAGAGGTTACATTTGACATTGACGCAAACGGTATCCTAACAGTCTATGCAAAAGACCTGGGAACTGGAAAAGAACAGAGTATCAGAATTACTAATTCTACTAACCTAACCGAAGAGGAAATAAAACGAATGGTGGATGAAGCACAGAAGCATGCTGAGGAGGATAGAAAGAGGAAAGAACTCATAGAACTTAGAAATCAAGCTGATGGTATAGCGTATTCTTCGGAAAAACTACTGAAGGAACAGGGTGATAAGATGAGTCAGCAAGATAGACTTGACCTTGAGAGAGCAATAAGCAAACTAAGAGAAAGTATGAATTCAGATGATGCCAATACCATAAAGAGAGCTATGGAAGAAGTCACAAATGTAACATACAGGATAAGTCAAGAACTATACAGGCATGCGGGTCCTACATCGTCAGGAGGATCATCTTCATACACTTCATCTTCAACAGGTTCTTCACAACAAAATGATGAGAAGGTTGTTGATACTGACTATAAGGTAGTTGATGAAGAGAAAAAATGA
- a CDS encoding aldo/keto reductase, whose translation MEYRQLGKSDIKVSVIGYGGWEIGWKGYDLSQLEHTIIEAIRLGINLFDTAPVYGFGKSEEILGNILKPFRDKVIIATKVGLRWDDNGNISNNLKRDSIMYEIDMSLKRLGTDRIDLYQVHWPDPNTPLKETFSTLRDLLDDGVISYVGVSNFGPNMIEEALNYCPIISNQIVYNYFQRGIERELIGYCESKEISIIAYSPLCQGLALGIYDEKTNFSQDDNRLLNPSFGRKERYVKNVKMSKKIIELSREINIKPSTLALSWVLRHKSISSALVGTTKVDHLHENIKIIKLDDNIINKIDDILNDPELFY comes from the coding sequence ATGGAGTATAGGCAATTAGGCAAATCAGATATTAAAGTCTCTGTTATAGGATACGGTGGATGGGAAATAGGATGGAAGGGATACGACTTATCTCAACTTGAACATACAATTATTGAAGCAATACGATTGGGCATAAACCTTTTTGATACTGCCCCTGTTTACGGTTTTGGCAAGTCAGAAGAAATCTTAGGGAATATACTCAAACCTTTCAGAGATAAGGTAATAATTGCTACCAAGGTTGGTTTGAGATGGGATGATAATGGTAATATATCTAATAACCTTAAAAGAGATTCAATAATGTATGAGATTGATATGAGTTTAAAAAGACTAGGTACTGATAGAATAGACCTATACCAAGTCCACTGGCCCGACCCAAACACTCCACTGAAGGAGACTTTCTCAACATTAAGAGACCTTCTTGATGATGGTGTTATCTCCTATGTAGGAGTATCAAACTTCGGCCCCAATATGATTGAAGAAGCACTCAACTACTGTCCTATAATCTCAAACCAAATTGTCTATAACTATTTTCAAAGAGGCATAGAAAGAGAATTGATAGGATACTGTGAAAGCAAAGAGATCTCTATAATCGCCTACAGTCCATTATGTCAAGGATTAGCATTAGGTATTTACGATGAAAAAACTAACTTTTCTCAAGATGATAACAGATTGCTTAATCCTAGTTTTGGTAGAAAAGAGAGATATGTAAAAAATGTTAAGATGTCTAAAAAAATTATTGAGTTATCCAGAGAGATCAATATCAAGCCATCTACACTAGCGTTAAGTTGGGTTTTAAGACATAAATCTATCTCGTCTGCTCTTGTAGGAACTACTAAAGTTGATCATCTACATGAAAACATTAAGATTATTAAATTAGACGATAACATTATTAACAAAATAGACGATATACTCAATGACCCTGAGTTATTCTACTGA
- a CDS encoding argininosuccinate synthase, with amino-acid sequence MKIVLAYSGGLDTSVILKYLIERYNADVIAFVANLGQNEDLEEIKNKALKTGASKVYVEDLRSEFVEEVVWKVLKAEARYENYLLGTSMARPIIAKKQVEIAIKESAQAVAHGATGKGNDQVRFELAYKALAPELNIISPWKDDDFLKRFKGRSDMIKYAQENGIPVDVTLKKPYSMDPNLVHISYEGGILEDPSRPYDEEMFKMTKSPEEAPDHPEEVEIEFQNGVPISVNGQRLESYQIIDKLNDIGGRNGIGRIDIVENRLVGIKSRGVYETPGFTILMNAHNILSQLVWDRDVVSMKEMLSVRYGEIVYYGKWFHPLRYALDNFFDEINKFVSGKVRLKLYKGNITPISRESKYSIYDPEVSSFEGVELYNHTDAKGFINLYGLPTKMMSIKSIISRLS; translated from the coding sequence ATGAAGATAGTTTTGGCTTATTCTGGTGGTTTGGATACTTCTGTGATACTGAAATACTTGATAGAGAGATACAATGCTGATGTTATAGCGTTCGTTGCTAATCTGGGACAAAATGAGGACCTTGAGGAAATTAAAAATAAGGCACTAAAGACTGGTGCTAGCAAAGTTTATGTTGAAGATTTGAGGAGTGAGTTTGTTGAGGAGGTTGTTTGGAAAGTATTGAAGGCAGAAGCGAGGTATGAGAACTACCTTCTTGGAACATCAATGGCTAGACCTATCATAGCTAAAAAGCAGGTAGAAATTGCTATCAAGGAGTCTGCTCAAGCAGTTGCTCACGGTGCGACAGGTAAAGGGAACGATCAAGTGAGGTTTGAACTTGCTTACAAGGCACTAGCACCAGAACTTAACATTATATCTCCTTGGAAGGATGATGATTTTCTTAAAAGGTTCAAAGGCAGAAGTGATATGATAAAATATGCTCAAGAAAATGGAATACCAGTTGATGTAACATTGAAGAAACCATATAGTATGGACCCAAACCTAGTGCATATTAGTTATGAAGGAGGAATACTAGAAGATCCTTCTAGACCTTACGATGAAGAGATGTTTAAGATGACCAAGTCTCCAGAGGAAGCACCAGACCATCCAGAAGAGGTTGAAATAGAATTTCAAAATGGAGTGCCTATCTCTGTTAATGGGCAAAGACTAGAGTCTTACCAGATTATTGATAAACTTAATGACATAGGGGGTAGGAATGGTATTGGAAGGATTGATATAGTTGAGAATAGGCTGGTTGGTATAAAATCAAGGGGAGTGTATGAAACTCCAGGATTTACCATCTTAATGAACGCTCACAACATTCTGTCTCAACTTGTCTGGGATAGAGATGTTGTTTCAATGAAAGAGATGTTGTCTGTAAGGTATGGAGAGATTGTCTATTATGGCAAATGGTTCCATCCGTTGAGGTATGCTCTTGATAATTTCTTTGATGAGATAAACAAGTTTGTATCTGGAAAAGTGAGGCTTAAATTATACAAAGGTAATATTACACCTATCTCTAGAGAAAGTAAATATTCAATATACGATCCAGAGGTATCATCATTTGAGGGTGTTGAATTATATAATCACACTGATGCAAAAGGTTTTATAAATCTCTACGGCTTACCTACCAAGATGATGTCAATAAAATCAATAATTTCTAGGTTATCATAG
- a CDS encoding flagellin has product MIINHNISSIFANRMVKIKGWDVDGNIEKLSSGMKINKAGDDAAGLAVSEKMRAQIRGLRRAEMNAEDGISFIQVAEGYLEQTTNVLQRLRELAVQASNGIYTDEDRLYIQVEVSALIAEIDRIASHAQFNGMNLLTGRFAKFTGENNVTASMWLHIGANMDQRIQLYIGTMNSQGLGLKNPVGNPLTASFIALSTPDKANAAIGLIDRALSRVNKQRADLGAYQNRLMYAAKSLLTGYENMQAAESRIRDTDMAYEVSEFTKNQILLNASLSLLAQANARPQAILGLLRG; this is encoded by the coding sequence ATGATAATCAACCATAACATCAGTTCAATTTTTGCCAACCGAATGGTTAAGATCAAAGGTTGGGATGTAGATGGCAACATTGAGAAGTTGTCATCTGGAATGAAAATCAACAAAGCAGGTGATGATGCTGCCGGTCTTGCAGTGTCTGAGAAGATGAGAGCTCAAATTAGAGGGCTTAGAAGAGCCGAAATGAACGCTGAAGATGGTATCTCATTCATCCAAGTCGCCGAGGGATATCTTGAGCAAACAACCAATGTGCTTCAAAGGCTAAGAGAACTTGCAGTTCAAGCATCAAACGGTATTTACACCGATGAAGACAGACTCTATATTCAGGTTGAGGTATCAGCTCTTATAGCAGAGATAGACAGAATTGCTTCTCATGCCCAATTCAACGGGATGAACTTACTAACAGGTAGGTTCGCTAAGTTCACTGGTGAGAACAATGTAACTGCAAGTATGTGGTTGCATATTGGAGCCAACATGGATCAAAGAATTCAACTCTATATCGGAACGATGAATTCACAAGGACTTGGACTAAAGAACCCTGTTGGTAACCCTCTAACCGCTTCTTTCATAGCACTATCAACACCTGATAAAGCAAACGCAGCAATAGGTTTAATTGACAGAGCACTTTCAAGAGTGAACAAACAAAGAGCAGACCTAGGTGCTTATCAGAATAGGCTTATGTACGCAGCAAAATCATTGCTAACAGGATACGAAAACATGCAGGCAGCAGAATCAAGAATTAGAGATACAGACATGGCTTACGAAGTAAGTGAATTTACCAAGAACCAGATACTACTTAACGCAAGTCTATCACTACTAGCACAAGCTAATGCTAGACCACAAGCTATACTAGGATTACTTAGAGGTTAA